One part of the Lysobacterales bacterium genome encodes these proteins:
- a CDS encoding aldo/keto reductase, whose protein sequence is MGMSDFYGPSDHASNLAVLHRVLDLGVNFIDTADMYGCGANERLLSDVLKTRRDEVVLATKFGNVRAPDGRAVGICGRPEYVYVACEASLARLGVDCIDLYYQHRVDPDVPIEDTVGAMQRLVEAGKVRHLGLSEAGAETLRRASKVAKIAALQTEYSLWSRDVEADVLPTCRELGIGFVPYSPLGRGFLTGAIASAEQLDATDRRRAHPRFRADNAARNQALVEQVRAWAGELGCTPAQLALAWLLAQGEDIVPIPGTRSVARLEENLGALQVRLSPAWVERIRGELASIEISGGRYPPEGMALVNR, encoded by the coding sequence ATGGGCATGTCCGATTTCTATGGGCCGTCCGACCACGCCAGCAATCTCGCGGTGCTGCATCGGGTGCTGGATCTCGGCGTCAACTTCATCGACACCGCCGACATGTACGGCTGCGGCGCCAACGAGCGTCTGCTGTCCGACGTGCTGAAGACGCGCCGCGATGAGGTCGTGCTGGCGACCAAGTTCGGCAACGTGCGCGCGCCGGACGGCCGCGCGGTCGGCATCTGCGGGCGGCCCGAGTATGTGTACGTCGCCTGCGAGGCCAGCCTGGCGCGGCTTGGCGTCGACTGCATCGACCTCTACTACCAGCACCGCGTCGATCCCGACGTGCCGATCGAGGACACCGTCGGCGCCATGCAGCGTCTGGTCGAGGCCGGCAAGGTGCGGCATCTGGGCCTGTCCGAGGCCGGCGCCGAGACCCTGCGGCGCGCCTCCAAGGTGGCGAAGATCGCGGCCCTGCAGACCGAGTATTCGCTGTGGTCGCGCGATGTCGAAGCCGACGTGCTGCCGACCTGCCGTGAGCTGGGCATCGGCTTCGTGCCCTACAGTCCGCTGGGCCGCGGCTTTCTCACCGGCGCGATCGCCAGCGCCGAGCAGCTCGATGCCACGGATCGCCGCCGCGCACACCCGCGCTTCCGCGCCGACAACGCCGCGCGCAATCAGGCCCTGGTCGAGCAGGTGCGCGCCTGGGCGGGCGAGCTTGGCTGCACGCCGGCGCAACTGGCGCTCGCCTGGCTGCTGGCGCAGGGCGAGGACATCGTGCCGATTCCCGGCACGCGTTCGGTGGCGCGGCTGGAGGAGAACCTCGGCGCGCTGCAGGTCAGGCTGTCGCCTGCGTGGGTCGAGCGCATCCGCGGCGAGCTGGCCTCCATCGAGATCAGCGGTGGGCGCTACCCGCCTGAGGGGATGGCCCTGGTGAATCGTTGA